One window of the Desulfobaccales bacterium genome contains the following:
- the hisB gene encoding imidazoleglycerol-phosphate dehydratase HisB, giving the protein MSPQSRVKRTTRETDIDLTLELDGQGRAEVTTGIPFFDHMLTLFAAHGYFDLTLKAQGDLEVDQHHTVEDVGICLGQAIREAVAQRPGIRRYGSARVPMDEALAQVTLDLSNRPYLHFQVKLPPGGAGLDPQMLKEFWRAVSVHGGITLHIEVPYGENTHHIMEAVFKAAGRALDEATRPEPRAQGVPSTKGVL; this is encoded by the coding sequence ATGAGTCCGCAAAGCCGGGTCAAACGCACCACCCGGGAGACCGACATTGACCTCACCCTGGAGCTGGACGGCCAGGGCAGGGCGGAAGTCACGACCGGCATCCCCTTCTTCGACCACATGCTCACCCTCTTTGCCGCCCACGGCTATTTCGACCTGACCCTGAAAGCCCAAGGGGACCTGGAAGTGGACCAGCACCACACCGTGGAGGATGTGGGCATCTGTCTGGGACAGGCCATCCGGGAGGCCGTGGCCCAGCGGCCGGGGATCCGCCGCTACGGCAGCGCCCGGGTGCCCATGGATGAGGCCCTGGCCCAGGTGACCCTGGACCTCTCCAACCGGCCCTACCTGCACTTCCAGGTGAAGCTGCCTCCCGGCGGCGCGGGCTTGGACCCCCAGATGCTCAAGGAATTCTGGCGGGCGGTGAGCGTCCACGGGGGGATCACCCTGCACATCGAAGTGCCCTACGGCGAGAACACCCACCACATCATGGAGGCGGTCTTCAAGGCCGCGGGGCGGGCCCTGGACGAAGCCACCCGGCCGGAACCCCGCGCCCAAGGCGTGCCTTCTACCAAGGGAGTCTTGTGA